A stretch of Hydractinia symbiolongicarpus strain clone_291-10 chromosome 9, HSymV2.1, whole genome shotgun sequence DNA encodes these proteins:
- the LOC130657629 gene encoding tRNA-splicing endonuclease subunit Sen54-like has translation MLSAEELMHHGSKETKLQENGGIKYYGPEESDEQKSSVKKALDQYHQILHEERICRKSNLSVAHWEQSNCLAVVTVRKGSSFHKFGHETKEGLFLHPEEALFLLDQGLLQLEHDNFPLSLEEAYILLIPILSSFEHYQVYSHLCKLGFVVTRFKKSGSTSRPLNCKWGTLRESPTSSKVKDTDASYRSLEPMGSGHAKELWTKDQYPLIRPEEATSTTSVLSKLQVNELKHLKEVSNDMSLSACATTYNIDFNVYVGKDLKKSDLGMPNFRITVCRYCDPPPSLLEISILSRMSGGANLKLAVVEQGTVSFYGMFGVDLPTLVLQG, from the exons ATGCTAAG TGCAGAGGAGTTAATGCATCATGGATCTAAAGAAACAAAACTACAAGAGAATGGAGGAATAAAATATTATGGTCCCGAAGAAAGTGATGAGCAGAAGTCATCCGTTAAAAAAGCGCTTGATCAATACCATCAGATTCTTCATGAAGAAAGAATTTGCAGAAA GTCTAACTTGTCTGTTGCTCATTGGGAACAATCAAACTGTCTTGCTGTTGTTACAGTAAGAAAG GGAAGCAGTTTTCACAAATTTGGGCATGAAACTAAAGAAGGCTTGTTTTTACATCCTGAAGAAGCGCTGTTCCTGTTGGACcag GGCTTATTACAGTTAGAGCATGATAATTTCCCACTGTCTCTGGAAGAG GCATACATTTTGTTAATTCCAATCCTGTCATCTTTTGAACATTACCAG GTGTATTCGCATTTATGCAAACTGGGATTTGTGGTAACTAGATTTAAGAAAAG CGGCAGCACTTCTCGACCTTTGAATTGTAAGTGGGGAACACTCAGAGAATCTCCAACGAGCAGTAAAGTTAAAGATACGGACGCGTCTTACAGATCTTTAGAACCAATGGGATCTGGTCATGCAAAAGAACTTTGGACAAAAGATCAATATCCTTTGATTAGACCAGAAGAAGCAACAAGCACCA CCTCTGTTCTGTCAAAATTGCAAGTTAATGAGCTAAAGCATCTTAAAGAAGTTTCGAATGACATGTCTCTATCTGCTTGTGCTACCACATACAACATCGACTTTAATGTTTATGTTGGAAAAGATCTCAAGAAGTCTGATTTGGGTATGCCAAATTTCAGAATCACTGTTTGCAG ATATTGCGACCCCCCGCCGTCGTTACTCGAAATATCGATTTTATCAAGGATGTCAGGAGGTGCAAATTTGAAACTGGCAGTTGTTGAACAGGGGACAGTTTCTTTCTATGGAATGTTCGGAGTTGATCTTCCGACACTTGTCTTACAAGGATAA